In a genomic window of Muntiacus reevesi chromosome 1, mMunRee1.1, whole genome shotgun sequence:
- the ARTN gene encoding artemin has product MAPGRGGPSVLPLRAGPRRQQPALWPTLAALALLSSVAEGEASLGPAPRSPVPREGPTPAPPSPAGPLPGGRAARLCGGRARRPAPPPPRPAPPPPAPSPSPAPPRGARAARAGARGGRASRGSRARAAGARGCRLRSQLVPVRALGLGHRSDELVRFRFCSGSCRRARSPHDLSLANLLHAGALRPPPGSRPVSQPCCRPTSYEAVSFMDVNSTWRTVDRLSATACGCLG; this is encoded by the exons ATGGCGCCTGGACGTGGAGGCCCTTCTGTGCTGCCCCTCCGGGCCGGGCCTAGGAGGCAG CAGCCTGCCCTGTGGCCCACCCTGGCCGCTCTGGCCCTGCTGAGCAGCGTCGCCGAGGGTGAGGCCTCCCTGGGCCCCGCGCCCCGCAGCCCGGTCCCCCGCGAAGGCCCCACGCCCGCCCCGCCGTCCCCCGCGGGCCCCCTGCCGG GGGGCCGCGCGGCCCGTCTATGCGGCGGAAGAGCCCGGCGCCCGGCGCCCCCGCCGCCCCGGCCCGCGCCCCCGCCGCCAGCGCCCTCGCCCTCGCCCGCACCCCCTCGCGGGGCCCGCGCGGCGCGGGCGGGGGCCCGGGGCGGCCGAGCGAGCCGGGGAAGCCGCGCGCGGGCCGCGGGGGCGCGGGGCTGTCGCCTGCGCTCGCAGCTGGTGCCGGTGCGCGCGCTCGGCCTGGGCCACCGCTCCGACGAGCTGGTGCGGTTCCGCTTCTGCAGCGGCTCCTGCCGCCGCGCCCGCTCCCCGCACGACCTCAGCCTGGCCAACTTGCTGCACGCCGGGGCCCTGCGGCCGCCCCCGGGTTCGCGGCCCGTCAGCCAGCCCTGCTGCCGACCCACGAGCTACGAGGCCGTCTCGTTTATGGACGTCAACAGCACCTGGAGGACCGTGGACCGCCTCTCGGCCACTGCCTGCGGCTGTCTGGGCTGA